A genomic window from Paenibacillus sp. FSL K6-0276 includes:
- a CDS encoding Gp138 family membrane-puncturing spike protein: MALPCKVITFDPATLTATVQPLLKLSGGEPAQIMSVPVTGQKVKFELDIGNGLREFETAMRPALQPGDTVYIVCADAEIKNTLSGRVSAPDSGRRHSRNDAVIVGVMPCSL; the protein is encoded by the coding sequence GTGGCCCTACCCTGCAAGGTGATAACTTTTGATCCGGCGACGCTGACCGCCACCGTACAGCCTTTGCTTAAGCTATCCGGCGGTGAACCGGCTCAAATTATGTCCGTGCCGGTCACTGGGCAAAAGGTGAAATTTGAATTGGATATCGGCAACGGGCTTCGGGAGTTTGAAACGGCCATGCGTCCAGCGCTGCAGCCCGGTGACACCGTGTACATTGTTTGCGCAGATGCAGAGATTAAAAATACGCTATCAGGCCGTGTGTCCGCGCCTGACTCCGGTAGGCGACACAGCCGGAATGACGCGGTAATTGTGGGGGTGATGCCATGCAGTCTTTAA
- a CDS encoding phage baseplate protein has translation MPYPESWGWRSVALIDGKYITVQTESLSFPVVATEQPVEKGINLVDHVQAQARTVSLSGVMVGDEAAKTRAYLITAKDKGQIVNYVGRNAFKGLITSFSSDHEYTIANGFTFSMELLEVRTAKSSYVDTLPPPVKAQAAPIVNSGTKQTKDKSSTAKSKDKPKDKPKDKPKDKDKVEKVKFKSGSKWE, from the coding sequence ATGCCGTATCCCGAATCATGGGGGTGGAGATCAGTGGCGCTAATTGATGGTAAATACATTACAGTCCAGACGGAAAGCCTGAGTTTTCCGGTTGTGGCTACTGAGCAGCCGGTGGAAAAAGGCATTAACCTGGTTGATCATGTCCAGGCTCAGGCCCGCACTGTGTCCCTATCTGGCGTCATGGTAGGTGACGAAGCGGCAAAGACACGGGCCTATCTCATCACCGCGAAGGACAAAGGCCAGATTGTCAATTATGTGGGACGCAATGCCTTCAAAGGATTGATTACTTCCTTTTCATCGGATCATGAATATACCATTGCTAACGGATTTACCTTCAGCATGGAGCTGCTCGAAGTCCGTACAGCTAAATCGTCCTATGTGGACACGCTACCGCCTCCGGTTAAAGCGCAGGCTGCGCCGATTGTAAACAGCGGCACCAAGCAGACCAAAGATAAATCCAGCACCGCCAAGTCTAAAGACAAGCCAAAGGATAAGCCAAAGGATAAGCCTAAAGACAAGGATAAAGTCGAAAAGGTCAAGTTCAAATCCGGCAGTAAGTGGGAGTGA
- a CDS encoding phage tail tape measure protein has product MAGGIIGSLMYAVGFKFNSSGLDEADSKVGILTKSVIGLGAAGGTALIGLGTAALSAASDFENAMSNVQMTTGQTTDQMEATREIAKNLYNQNFGEDWDDLGGSIAAVANATGLTGDALESASREAMLYAGQFDGEVTESIAGVSVAMKNFGVTSTEAFNLLTQGQANGTNTQGDMLDSINEYSQAFASMGFTMEDTMGYLTNGLAAGARNTDLLGDAMNEFSIQSIDAGGTAVQSFEALGLNSEKMMATFSKGGPAAKQAFKDVVSMISDVADPVQQNTIGVGLFGTMFEELGVKAFSALDDVNTGFDQSKDSAENLKNGFTTIGDSLQYFKRHIETGILIPIGQKLLPYLQQFGSWISSHQSEIAAFGDLIGTCLGMAIEKVSGWVQALIPYLQEFGAQAAALWPDIQNIAGQIYEVGKAIVEWEPFIPIVSGIAAALLTYKTVMFTVSTATKVAGMATKTWGAITKAFTAVQTAFNAVLAMNPIMLIVLALVALGVAMVVAYKRSDKFRAFIDKMWSGIKTATMATLNFFKITIPKYFMMAFNAVTNFIKKWGVTILAVIGGPITMIALLVYKNWDTIKAVTVSVFTAIWTWLKSAWGWIVDTVTGSVSMVWGAVKGAWNKVFDITNSIMTKVWSKITGIWGSIVGGVKTAGSNLWTAVSEMWGKVIGFFEGINLYEIGKNIIQGLINGITSMIETLKTTMSDIGNGIADKVREVLGIHSPSRVMMEVGLYTGEGLINGIEDMTPKVGLASGIMADEVTDNQLTSSSDEHSKYTPESAPARTSNNQRVNFTAPAISITIQGNADAKTAQQIGEVVDQKLQDILDAVSRIMGVEISGAN; this is encoded by the coding sequence ATGGCAGGCGGAATAATCGGTTCCTTGATGTACGCTGTCGGTTTTAAGTTCAACAGTAGCGGATTAGATGAGGCGGATTCCAAAGTAGGAATACTGACCAAAAGCGTAATTGGACTCGGTGCCGCTGGTGGGACGGCCTTAATCGGACTTGGCACGGCTGCATTATCTGCGGCGAGTGACTTTGAAAATGCCATGTCTAATGTACAAATGACGACCGGGCAGACGACGGATCAAATGGAGGCCACGCGGGAAATCGCTAAGAATCTGTACAATCAGAATTTTGGTGAGGATTGGGACGATTTGGGCGGATCTATCGCCGCTGTAGCTAATGCAACGGGGCTTACAGGCGATGCACTGGAGTCAGCATCTCGTGAAGCTATGCTCTACGCCGGGCAATTCGACGGTGAGGTTACGGAGTCTATCGCCGGGGTTAGCGTGGCGATGAAGAATTTCGGGGTTACCAGCACCGAAGCTTTTAACCTATTGACCCAAGGGCAGGCTAATGGCACCAACACGCAAGGCGACATGCTTGACTCCATCAATGAGTATTCCCAGGCGTTTGCTTCTATGGGGTTCACCATGGAGGACACAATGGGATATCTCACGAATGGCTTAGCAGCTGGAGCTAGAAACACCGATTTGCTTGGGGATGCCATGAACGAGTTCAGCATCCAATCCATTGACGCAGGCGGAACGGCGGTTCAATCCTTTGAAGCGCTCGGACTCAACTCTGAAAAGATGATGGCTACTTTCTCCAAGGGTGGACCAGCAGCGAAGCAAGCCTTCAAGGACGTCGTTTCCATGATTTCGGACGTCGCGGACCCGGTGCAGCAGAACACCATCGGCGTCGGACTGTTCGGGACGATGTTTGAAGAATTGGGGGTTAAGGCGTTCTCGGCCTTGGACGATGTGAACACCGGCTTTGATCAAAGCAAAGATTCCGCCGAAAATCTCAAAAATGGATTTACGACAATCGGCGATTCGTTGCAATACTTCAAACGTCACATCGAGACAGGGATATTGATTCCTATCGGTCAAAAGCTGCTTCCATATTTGCAGCAGTTTGGTAGCTGGATATCTAGCCATCAATCTGAAATCGCCGCCTTTGGGGATCTGATCGGCACCTGTTTGGGGATGGCTATTGAAAAGGTAAGCGGTTGGGTACAGGCATTAATACCTTATTTGCAGGAGTTTGGTGCTCAGGCTGCGGCCCTTTGGCCTGACATTCAAAATATCGCCGGACAGATTTATGAGGTCGGTAAAGCAATTGTAGAATGGGAGCCGTTTATCCCAATCGTATCCGGCATTGCTGCGGCGTTGCTTACCTACAAAACGGTTATGTTTACCGTGTCCACAGCAACTAAGGTAGCGGGCATGGCGACAAAGACCTGGGGTGCTATCACGAAGGCATTCACCGCTGTGCAGACAGCATTCAACGCCGTCCTAGCTATGAACCCGATTATGCTTATCGTGCTGGCGCTTGTAGCGCTTGGAGTGGCGATGGTAGTGGCCTATAAGAGATCCGATAAGTTCCGGGCGTTTATTGACAAGATGTGGAGCGGCATCAAAACGGCAACAATGGCAACCTTGAATTTCTTCAAAATCACGATTCCGAAGTACTTTATGATGGCCTTCAACGCGGTGACGAATTTCATCAAAAAATGGGGCGTTACGATCCTGGCCGTCATTGGTGGCCCCATTACTATGATTGCACTCCTGGTGTACAAAAATTGGGATACGATCAAAGCGGTGACGGTATCGGTGTTTACTGCGATCTGGACATGGCTCAAATCTGCTTGGGGTTGGATTGTTGATACTGTAACTGGCTCTGTCTCTATGGTATGGGGCGCGGTCAAGGGAGCCTGGAATAAAGTATTCGATATAACCAATTCCATTATGACTAAGGTATGGAGCAAGATTACTGGAATTTGGGGTTCAATTGTCGGAGGGGTTAAGACAGCCGGGAGTAATTTGTGGACGGCTGTTTCTGAAATGTGGGGGAAGGTGATAGGATTTTTTGAAGGAATCAACCTCTATGAGATCGGCAAAAACATTATCCAAGGGTTGATTAATGGTATAACATCCATGATCGAAACTCTGAAAACAACAATGTCTGACATCGGAAATGGCATTGCTGATAAAGTTAGAGAAGTTCTTGGAATCCATTCACCTTCCCGGGTCATGATGGAAGTCGGTTTATATACGGGCGAGGGACTCATTAATGGTATAGAGGACATGACACCGAAGGTTGGTCTGGCGTCTGGAATCATGGCTGATGAAGTGACAGACAATCAACTTACTTCAAGTAGTGATGAGCACTCCAAGTACACGCCAGAATCCGCCCCAGCCCGGACCAGTAATAACCAAAGAGTCAATTTCACAGCCCCGGCTATTAGTATTACAATCCAAGGCAATGCGGACGCTAAAACAGCGCAGCAGATTGGCGAAGTTGTAGATCAAAAACTGCAGGATATCTTAGATGCCGTATCCCGAATCATGGGGGTGGAGATCAGTGGCGCTAATTGA
- a CDS encoding phage protein, whose protein sequence is MAEAKTYDAMDVSVIVGGVFLTGFGEDLVSVTKDEDNYSTSVGAQGDVVRTKVNNPLGTITITLQGTSPQVPYLDGLSNSNKIVPVSVVFSGTPKQTNTATQAYIKKPADREYGSEAGDRSYEFQCLDLSMN, encoded by the coding sequence ATGGCAGAAGCAAAAACATATGATGCAATGGACGTCTCTGTAATTGTGGGAGGCGTCTTTTTAACGGGATTCGGCGAGGATTTAGTTAGCGTCACGAAGGACGAGGATAACTATTCAACGTCTGTCGGCGCTCAAGGGGATGTCGTGCGTACCAAAGTGAACAATCCTTTGGGTACGATTACTATAACACTGCAAGGTACCAGCCCGCAGGTGCCTTACTTGGATGGCCTGAGTAATAGCAATAAAATCGTTCCCGTATCGGTCGTTTTCTCCGGTACGCCGAAGCAGACGAACACGGCAACACAGGCGTACATTAAAAAGCCCGCAGACCGCGAGTACGGTTCTGAGGCTGGCGATCGTTCGTATGAATTCCAGTGCCTTGATTTGTCCATGAACTAA
- a CDS encoding DUF3383 family protein: MLSISDVTVTIAVLKPTPILGGFGKPLILGSSTAGKDFKNYADIAAVQVDYAANTEEYKAAFALFAQKNPPAEVAIVSRKTGTTPITLADMLPTLFLKAWHFLVTTTTTVDDLILIADAVEADKSRQFFARTSSKADAATIKVKNYDRTEVFYHTTVANYPESAWVGAVGSLPVGSVTWKGWTLVGITPLDIDATELAAIHALGANTYVTKAGTNVTSDGRAVSGEFIDFIHSQDYIVYSVQYAVQDLFNQAQAALSKIPYDNRGIAQIESAVRTVLQRAYLNGMIAADNDGVPLYNTTFPPRSEVDPANIAARTYPDGQFDFVIAGAVHTAAIRGTIKFA; the protein is encoded by the coding sequence ATGTTGAGCATTAGCGACGTTACAGTAACTATTGCCGTGCTTAAGCCGACGCCTATCCTGGGCGGATTCGGTAAGCCCTTGATCTTGGGCAGCAGCACGGCGGGTAAGGATTTTAAAAATTATGCGGATATTGCAGCGGTACAGGTGGATTATGCGGCGAACACGGAAGAATACAAGGCGGCATTTGCTTTGTTTGCACAGAAAAATCCGCCTGCTGAGGTGGCGATTGTTTCCCGCAAGACAGGCACAACGCCAATTACGTTGGCGGACATGCTGCCGACGCTGTTTCTGAAGGCATGGCATTTTCTTGTTACAACTACAACCACGGTAGATGATTTGATTTTGATTGCCGATGCCGTGGAGGCGGACAAGTCCAGGCAATTCTTCGCCCGAACCAGCAGCAAAGCGGACGCGGCAACTATCAAGGTTAAAAACTATGACCGCACAGAGGTGTTTTATCATACCACTGTTGCGAATTACCCGGAATCGGCGTGGGTGGGGGCTGTGGGCAGCCTACCAGTGGGGTCAGTTACCTGGAAGGGTTGGACGCTGGTCGGCATTACCCCGTTGGATATTGATGCAACGGAGCTGGCGGCAATTCATGCGCTGGGTGCTAACACATATGTAACCAAGGCCGGAACAAACGTCACCAGCGACGGACGGGCAGTGAGCGGTGAGTTTATCGACTTTATCCACTCACAAGATTACATCGTCTATTCTGTGCAATATGCTGTACAAGACCTGTTCAACCAAGCTCAAGCTGCCTTGAGTAAAATCCCTTACGACAATCGGGGGATTGCACAGATTGAGAGCGCGGTACGCACAGTGTTGCAGCGGGCTTATCTCAATGGCATGATCGCCGCAGATAATGACGGCGTACCGTTGTACAATACGACTTTCCCACCGCGAAGTGAAGTGGACCCGGCGAATATTGCCGCCCGTACCTACCCGGATGGGCAATTTGATTTTGTCATTGCCGGGGCTGTCCATACTGCCGCCATTCGCGGCACCATTAAATTTGCATAG
- a CDS encoding phage gp6-like head-tail connector protein, with translation MLTTVDRLQKAMGIQGDSLEEEMLQIQIAASSQAIENYCKRSFKLQSYTERHSGNSRSSYINLRNYPVKSIEQVVIPGKTVGEYEVLDEGRVFCPSGWPAGEQNINVTYTAGYVLPGDETEDNPRTLPEVLELACLFHAQLMLRTPGVTAERVGDISVNYSAESEGMPPTVVALISPYVGRWV, from the coding sequence ATGCTGACAACAGTAGATCGTCTGCAGAAGGCAATGGGGATTCAAGGGGATTCGCTTGAAGAAGAGATGCTGCAAATTCAAATTGCTGCATCTTCTCAAGCGATTGAAAACTACTGCAAGCGCTCATTCAAGCTGCAGAGTTACACTGAGCGGCACAGCGGGAATTCCCGTTCCTCATATATCAACCTGCGGAATTATCCGGTGAAGAGTATTGAACAAGTAGTCATTCCTGGAAAAACTGTAGGAGAGTATGAAGTGCTGGATGAAGGGCGGGTATTCTGCCCTTCGGGCTGGCCTGCCGGTGAACAGAATATCAACGTAACGTATACCGCCGGTTATGTACTTCCCGGGGATGAGACAGAAGACAATCCGCGCACTTTGCCGGAAGTGTTGGAGCTGGCTTGTCTCTTTCATGCCCAATTAATGCTCCGTACACCTGGAGTGACAGCGGAACGGGTAGGTGATATTTCTGTTAACTATAGTGCGGAAAGTGAAGGGATGCCGCCTACCGTGGTAGCTCTTATTTCTCCGTATGTTGGGAGGTGGGTATAA
- a CDS encoding phage major capsid protein: protein MDPKERELRQRLAAKLEEARSLMEGGKLDEARTAKDAAKELRAQIDLMVEMRDLDTPGDAVPAEPEQREQKPDKEVQYRSAFLKELRKKPLNATERALVDEAIEEMRAGMQGSVGEDGGLVVPQDISTKINELKRQYASLEPYVTVEPVSTRSGSRVIEKYADITEFAEITELTDLDDMDNPKFKSISYAIKDRGGILPISNSLLQDTDQNLMEYISKWISKKCVVTRNKLILAVLNLKTKVAIADIDGIKTILNVTLDPSINLSSIILTNQDGFNYLDLQKDGQGRPLLQPNPTMPTQNMLFGKPVVVIGNRWLPTTGTTVKKAPMIIGDLKEAIVLFDRQQYSIASTNVGGKAFGRNSTDVRAICREDVQSFDEDAFVYGQLTIAGSGA from the coding sequence ATGGACCCGAAAGAACGCGAATTACGCCAGAGACTGGCGGCAAAGTTGGAAGAAGCCCGGTCACTCATGGAAGGCGGCAAGCTTGATGAAGCGCGGACGGCAAAGGATGCAGCAAAAGAGCTGCGGGCGCAGATTGATTTAATGGTTGAAATGCGGGATTTGGACACTCCTGGAGACGCTGTTCCTGCAGAACCTGAACAGCGTGAGCAAAAACCGGACAAAGAAGTACAGTATCGCAGCGCATTCCTGAAAGAATTGCGTAAAAAGCCTCTGAATGCTACGGAGCGGGCATTGGTAGACGAAGCGATTGAGGAAATGCGTGCGGGCATGCAAGGATCGGTCGGAGAAGATGGCGGGCTTGTTGTACCGCAGGATATTAGTACAAAAATCAATGAATTGAAGAGGCAGTATGCTTCTCTGGAACCTTATGTGACAGTGGAGCCGGTTTCCACGCGTTCAGGCTCCCGCGTCATTGAAAAGTATGCTGATATTACTGAGTTTGCTGAAATCACCGAATTGACGGATCTGGACGACATGGATAATCCAAAATTCAAGTCTATTTCTTATGCAATTAAAGATCGCGGCGGAATTCTTCCTATCTCCAATTCTTTGCTGCAAGATACGGATCAAAACTTGATGGAGTATATCTCCAAATGGATCTCTAAAAAGTGCGTCGTTACCCGTAATAAGTTGATCTTAGCTGTGCTGAATTTGAAAACCAAAGTAGCTATTGCGGATATCGACGGCATCAAAACCATTTTAAATGTCACATTGGACCCATCTATCAATCTGAGTTCTATCATTCTGACGAACCAAGACGGGTTTAATTACTTGGATTTGCAAAAAGATGGTCAAGGACGCCCGTTGCTGCAGCCTAATCCAACCATGCCTACCCAAAACATGTTATTCGGCAAGCCAGTTGTCGTAATTGGTAACCGTTGGCTGCCAACAACCGGCACAACCGTGAAAAAGGCTCCTATGATTATCGGGGATCTGAAGGAAGCGATTGTGTTGTTTGACCGTCAACAATACTCTATTGCTTCTACTAATGTCGGTGGTAAAGCATTTGGCCGGAATTCAACCGATGTTCGCGCCATCTGCCGCGAGGATGTGCAGAGTTTCGATGAAGACGCATTTGTCTACGGCCAGCTGACCATTGCCGGCTCTGGAGCCTAA
- a CDS encoding HK97 family phage prohead protease: MSEKVIRYLPVKIEVRSAEGEGDSKTQTIGGYVVKFNQRSQLIWGEFYERVAAGAFSRSLQENVIKAFWNHRSDFVLGSTKPGTLRLLEDDVGLSFEIDLPNNTWGNDAFESVQRGDVDGVSFGFYVRSDAWQYLKEEDVYERTLLDVNLFEVSPTPFPAYEDSEVSQRSIDQLGITSKEQRKIEKEKLLLEIDLLALG; encoded by the coding sequence ATGAGTGAAAAGGTTATTCGCTACTTGCCTGTTAAAATTGAAGTGCGCAGTGCAGAGGGTGAGGGAGACAGTAAGACTCAGACCATCGGCGGCTATGTCGTCAAGTTTAACCAGCGCAGCCAATTGATTTGGGGCGAGTTCTACGAGCGTGTAGCCGCAGGGGCATTTTCCCGCAGCCTGCAGGAGAACGTGATCAAAGCGTTCTGGAATCATCGCAGTGACTTTGTTCTCGGATCGACAAAGCCGGGGACGCTGCGGTTGCTGGAAGATGATGTGGGCCTATCATTTGAAATTGACCTGCCTAACAATACATGGGGCAATGATGCCTTTGAATCTGTACAGCGCGGGGATGTTGACGGAGTGAGCTTCGGCTTTTATGTGCGCAGTGACGCTTGGCAGTATTTAAAGGAAGAGGATGTTTACGAACGGACCTTGTTAGATGTCAATCTGTTTGAAGTATCCCCGACGCCGTTCCCGGCTTACGAAGATAGCGAAGTGAGTCAGCGCAGCATTGATCAGCTGGGCATTACGTCCAAAGAACAGCGGAAAATTGAAAAAGAAAAGCTATTACTCGAAATCGACCTGTTGGCTCTTGGCTAA
- a CDS encoding phage portal protein, whose amino-acid sequence MKRRNFVQRWWERRSSEDSLLHPPQWLLDLFGVSNTASGETVTADSALLNSNVYTCASVLGGDIGKLPIQVFKKRGAGIERDSSHPVSRLLGSRPNPYMSAYTFKELMMVHVTVWGNGYANIEWETSGPNNGQPKGLWPLDPSKTDVQVDKDTGQVWYVTTLPNGEMRKLRHFDVLHFKSISKSGLKGITPISVIREELGVQKAQRKFLGAFYANGTATRGILKIPNGTLDKPAKDKARDEWQKANSGLNNAHRIAILDAGMEYQNLGMPLNDAQFIETSKFGIMETAKIYKVPGYKLGLTDVKFSNMENQSLEYVKSTLQPIFTNWEQECDYKLFTESDQKKYYTKFNVTGELRGDSASRAAYYKEMIAMGVYTINEVRELEERDNIGDKGDVHFVSLNYVNLKKMDQYQMLKAGLGKEATNEGG is encoded by the coding sequence GTGAAACGAAGAAATTTTGTTCAGCGCTGGTGGGAACGGCGATCTTCGGAGGACAGTTTACTTCATCCTCCGCAGTGGCTGCTTGATTTATTCGGTGTCTCCAACACGGCAAGCGGCGAAACGGTCACCGCAGATTCCGCGCTGCTAAACAGCAACGTGTACACCTGTGCTTCCGTACTTGGCGGGGACATTGGGAAGCTGCCGATTCAAGTATTTAAAAAGCGCGGAGCCGGGATCGAGCGTGACAGTAGTCACCCTGTTTCTAGGCTGCTGGGATCTCGTCCGAATCCGTACATGAGCGCATATACATTCAAAGAATTGATGATGGTTCATGTCACGGTTTGGGGCAATGGTTACGCAAACATTGAGTGGGAGACCAGCGGACCCAATAACGGACAGCCAAAGGGCCTTTGGCCTCTTGATCCTTCCAAGACTGACGTTCAAGTCGATAAGGATACAGGTCAAGTCTGGTATGTGACGACGCTGCCGAATGGAGAAATGCGGAAGCTGAGACACTTTGATGTGCTTCATTTCAAGTCGATCAGCAAAAGCGGTCTGAAAGGGATCACTCCTATTTCTGTTATCCGTGAAGAACTTGGAGTGCAGAAGGCCCAGCGGAAATTTCTGGGGGCCTTTTACGCCAACGGGACGGCCACACGTGGGATTCTCAAAATACCGAACGGTACTTTGGACAAACCGGCTAAGGATAAGGCTCGGGATGAATGGCAAAAAGCAAATTCGGGGCTGAACAACGCGCACCGGATTGCTATTCTGGATGCGGGCATGGAATATCAGAACCTCGGTATGCCCCTGAATGATGCCCAATTTATCGAAACAAGTAAATTCGGCATTATGGAGACCGCCAAGATATACAAGGTGCCGGGATACAAATTGGGTCTCACAGATGTGAAATTTTCGAATATGGAGAACCAGTCTCTGGAGTACGTGAAGAGTACGCTTCAGCCGATCTTCACGAATTGGGAGCAGGAATGTGATTACAAGCTGTTTACGGAGTCTGACCAAAAGAAATATTACACCAAATTCAATGTAACTGGCGAATTGAGGGGAGACAGCGCCAGCCGAGCAGCCTATTACAAGGAAATGATTGCAATGGGCGTTTACACCATCAATGAAGTGCGGGAGCTGGAGGAGCGGGACAATATCGGTGACAAAGGAGACGTACACTTTGTCAGCCTGAACTATGTCAACCTGAAGAAGATGGACCAGTATCAAATGCTGAAAGCGGGCCTCGGGAAAGAGGCTACGAATGAAGGGGGGTGA
- a CDS encoding terminase TerL endonuclease subunit, translated as MLDSSIDWEDVHPTNLYAAEVVSGIRMACKRERQACERHLNDLQRQATEKFPYVFDESRADRIFEWFERCCRHVRGPFSGELIKLLPFQKFDLGSVYGWVHMDSGKRRFTKALHLRARGNVKSTEMSGLSLYGMCGDCVYPPGKPHLKRYEESPEVECAAVDKQQAKRVWLDAKAMGENSPDISKRLRIKRTYIEHAKRGGWLRPLSKDTKNKDSGAPCLVIIDEYHAHPTSEILDVSYSGFGKRLQSLMQIISTAGKDAENSPCKKEYDSLCKMLDGDTPMIDTYYVMIRELEKTDDPHNEENWVKANPILQEDNEYAQELKKQIRIEHDEAYNSGDQHKIREWLTKRVNLWQADSENKYMSGIMDKWKALAVSRSAFLDLVRGYATRNGLDLSKTTDLTGSGFVFRLEDGRYAVTAHGFMPEETATKHEHSDRVPYRQWAAEGWCTLTPGSVVDYSFIKSHIQQMEQNESWFIEEVCYDPYNATHFTQDLEAEGYNRVEIRQGVQTLSEPTKFFRELILRGLIVHDGSPLLTWCLSNAVEVADNNGNIKLSKKHKDDSQRIDLLAAIINAMVRAMVGDSTINLNDHIMSEDFSF; from the coding sequence ATGCTGGACTCTTCGATTGATTGGGAAGATGTCCATCCGACAAATCTTTATGCGGCTGAGGTTGTCTCTGGAATACGAATGGCCTGTAAACGTGAGCGGCAAGCATGTGAACGGCATCTGAATGATCTTCAGAGACAAGCGACGGAAAAATTTCCTTATGTGTTTGACGAATCCAGGGCAGACCGAATCTTCGAATGGTTTGAGCGTTGCTGCCGTCATGTTCGCGGCCCGTTCTCAGGAGAACTAATTAAACTACTACCTTTTCAAAAATTCGACCTGGGTAGTGTTTATGGTTGGGTGCATATGGATAGCGGTAAAAGGCGCTTCACCAAGGCGCTACATCTTCGGGCGCGGGGGAATGTCAAATCAACTGAAATGTCCGGCCTATCCCTCTATGGGATGTGCGGAGATTGTGTTTATCCACCCGGCAAGCCGCATTTGAAACGCTATGAAGAAAGCCCGGAGGTAGAATGCGCGGCTGTCGATAAGCAACAGGCGAAGCGGGTATGGTTGGATGCCAAGGCTATGGGTGAGAACAGCCCGGACATTTCTAAACGGCTGCGGATCAAACGCACATACATTGAACACGCAAAGCGCGGCGGCTGGCTGCGCCCATTGTCCAAGGATACGAAAAATAAGGACTCCGGTGCACCTTGTCTTGTCATTATTGACGAGTACCATGCACATCCTACAAGTGAGATTCTGGACGTATCTTATTCGGGTTTCGGCAAACGGCTACAATCCTTGATGCAAATTATTTCAACTGCGGGTAAAGATGCGGAGAATAGTCCCTGTAAAAAGGAATATGATTCCCTTTGCAAGATGTTGGATGGCGATACTCCGATGATTGATACTTATTATGTGATGATTCGGGAGTTGGAAAAGACTGACGATCCACATAATGAAGAGAATTGGGTCAAGGCAAACCCTATTTTGCAGGAAGACAACGAATACGCTCAGGAATTGAAGAAGCAGATCCGCATAGAGCATGACGAGGCGTACAATTCAGGTGATCAGCATAAAATCCGGGAATGGCTGACGAAGCGGGTAAATCTCTGGCAGGCGGATAGCGAAAATAAATACATGTCCGGCATTATGGACAAATGGAAAGCACTCGCTGTGTCGCGGAGTGCTTTTTTAGATTTGGTTCGCGGTTATGCGACCCGCAACGGATTGGATTTATCCAAAACGACAGACTTGACCGGCTCCGGCTTTGTGTTCCGGCTGGAAGACGGCAGGTATGCAGTGACGGCTCACGGATTTATGCCGGAGGAAACGGCTACCAAGCATGAGCATAGTGACCGGGTTCCTTATCGGCAGTGGGCTGCAGAGGGGTGGTGTACACTTACACCTGGATCTGTTGTGGATTATAGCTTCATCAAATCTCATATTCAGCAAATGGAGCAGAATGAATCCTGGTTTATTGAAGAGGTTTGCTATGACCCATACAACGCGACTCACTTCACACAGGATTTAGAAGCGGAAGGGTACAACCGAGTGGAGATTCGGCAGGGCGTTCAAACCCTTTCGGAACCGACAAAGTTCTTCCGTGAGCTGATCCTGCGCGGCTTAATCGTTCATGATGGCAGTCCATTGCTGACCTGGTGCTTGTCCAATGCCGTTGAAGTTGCGGATAACAACGGGAATATTAAGCTTTCGAAGAAGCATAAGGACGACAGCCAGCGGATTGACTTGCTTGCGGCCATTATAAACGCCATGGTCCGGGCCATGGTGGGAGACTCCACCATTAACCTGAATGATCACATCATGAGCGAGGACTTTTCCTTTTAG